Below is a window of Synchiropus splendidus isolate RoL2022-P1 chromosome 9, RoL_Sspl_1.0, whole genome shotgun sequence DNA.
TGAAGGCAAACATTTATTACTTTGTGTAGCAGGAGGCACAGGTGGATGAATGAACAGAACACTAGTAGTTGAGCTCAGAGCTCAACACGACAGCGagagaaacacacagacagagacagcaaTCTCACTCACAGCTCACACAGGTTGGTTGCCAAAAACATGCACATGGCGGACGTTGCTACATTCCTCACCGATTAAAGACTTAAAAGACATGCCACTTCCTTGTAACATTACAGTGAATGGAATGTGTGAAAAATAGCTCTCACTGGTGAGAGTAAAATATATCTTGGGTTGagttaaaaataacaataaataagaaaataaattacattttattaaaatcatttttgatTAAAATTGATTTTCATTATCTGTTGGTCTTTTTAAGTTAAGTAAAATTATTTGATCTTCCAGTTATATTATACGCAGAGTGGATTGACACCCACGATATCCCTTATTTAACTACATTAGATACTGGCTGTTTTTCACTTCTTGGCCATTCCCTGAGCAGCGACGGCCTCCATGGCTTTGCGCACAGTTTCCTCATCTCCCAAGAACTGCATGGGCTTCACAGGCTTCAGGTTTTTGTCCAGCTCGTAGAGGATGGGAATCCCGGTTGGCAGGTTGAGCTCCATGATGGCCTCGTCTGACATTCCTACACGGGGTAGGAGAAATATTTCGCTTATGAAAGGTCAGTTATAGGTTCAGTTCTAGATATGCAACAGTCCATGAAGATGCAGAAGGGTTTTTCATTGGGTGACCTAATATTATTACTGCATAGATTTGCTCCCAATTCAGTAAACGGCAGTGAtggactcatgaggcttcatgaaacaatgtcctcattttcagagcagagaggTTTACTCAAAAtgcttgttcaaatccagagattttagGGCAGTATTGTTATCACCTTCGATGACCTTAGATGTCACTCACCCTCCAAGTGCTTGACAATTCCTCTCAGGCTGTTTCCATGAGCAGCGATGAGAACACGCTTCCCACGTTTGATCTGAGGGGCGATCTCCTCGTTCCAGTAAGGCAGCGCACGAGCGATCGTGTCCTTGAGGCTTTCACAGGAAGGAAGCTGGTCTTCGGTCAGGTCTGCGTAGCGCCGATCCTAGAAGGGACATTTGAACAGAGGTGTTCACCTGGTCGATTGTTCCAACAAGCAGTCGGTGATATCTCAGCAAAGTCTgggtttgactttttttaagaGCTCAACAGACACTTGTGTATTGTGAGCATGGATTTCAAGGATAGacaatatggaaaaataaaaaaaacagaattaaaaacactgaatattTTGATGAACCACACACAAGTTTTTGATATGAATGACTCAATATACAGAATATTGTAAATGTCACAGgtagcaaaaaataaatgaaatttgtGACGCAGGTTCAATATCCTGGACTATCACAATAACATAATACAAAATATCAGACACTGGATGAAATAATAGGACATTAAAAgtaggaagaaaataaaaaatgaatcacatttttttttattctggtgAGACCGAGAGACACTTTATTTGTTCCTAACATGCCTGAACTTTGAACCCTGTGGTCGATAATATATTAACTTCCTTTCATGATATTGGGTAACAGCATTAGTGCTCTGTCTATAGTAAAGATTACGTcaccaatgtgtgtgtgtgtgcaggtgtgatGTCAGCAGACATGTCAAACATTACCACTGATTCCACTTATCTGCTGGTTGGTGAAACGTCTTTGTCAGAGCCAACAATGGTGTGATATACCCACCAGTTATCAGCATGCACCGCAGGCAACTCACCTTGCTGATGATGGTGTAGTAGTCATGGTCCGGGCCCATTGGAGGAGGCGGGATGTCGAACGAGCGCCTCCAGATTTTCACCTGAGCTTCACCGTGCTTGGCTGCTGTCTCTGCCTTGTTCAGACCCGTCAGCCCTCCGTAGTGGCGTTCGTTGAGGCGCCACGTCCGATGAACCGGGACCCACATCTGGTCGATGCTGTCCAAAACCAACCAGAGCGTTCTGGTGGCCCTCTTCAGAACAGAGGTGTAGCATATATCGAACTCGAAACCAGCATCTGTAGCATGTGAAgaccagaaaagaaaaataaacactcaaataaatgacaaagCGGCTCAAACCTCACTCGCTATATTCATTTGAAGCTCATTTGGAACTTGATTTCCATCTtgatttccaaaataaatgctgGACGGTTGTGACTGAGCTCTTCAGACTTATTCATATACTCcgctgacctcctcctcctcctcatcttctacCTTACAGCCACTGCAGTGGTTGTGATATTCTTGTGCAACACTGGTTGAGATGAAAGCCTGACAGAATTGaactgatttttaaaaaataagaatgtttcCAGGTTCATAATGTCACCGACCATAAGGCTTGTAGTTGATCCTCATTATTTGTTAGCTGTGACACTGTCATTTTAATTCGTTTTGCATCACGCATAACCCAAAATATACCCTTCACAACCAGCCAGTCAACAGGTGATGATGCAAAAGCAGCCGAGCAGTTATCTGGAGAGATCTGGCCAGACCCTCGCCTCACCTTTCAGAGCTTGTCCGCCCCTCTTGGCCTCCTTTTCACCGGTTGCACTCAGATCCGCATCGAACCACCCACAGAACCgattctcctggttccagttgCTCTCCCCGTGGCGGATGAGCACCAACTTGTACACGGCCATGTTGAATAAATGCACAGAAGTGAGGGTCGCGGAGCCAGTATCGAACGTGCAAATGATCCCAGGTGAAGGCTGGACGAGGGTCGAGTTATGAAGTGACCGTACGAACCATCAAAAGTTACTCTGCGCTGATTGGTTAACCTTCACTGGTTCCGCATTTGAGTATCCAATCAGAGGGCAGTGTGTTTGCACTCAGTCTCGTTAGGACCAATCGGAGACGTAGGCGTTTACTGACGGACCGTTTTCTGACCTTCGTTTATCACCGTTATCGACTGCAGTGTTGCATTATTCGAGCTTTGTCTGGATGTACGTTCTACGATTAAATGAAGCcgaaatgaatataaaatattgaACTGCTGCAACACTGGTTTTGTTTGCGTAGAAAGTAAATCTACgaaaacaaatgtcaaataACACAATTTAAACAATATATTGAAACttcaataacaaataaaaaataaaattaaatagcaacaacaataacacaaaGTTTCTATATCTAATAGACAATGGCTTTTATGTTTTGAATTGCATAATATTTCCATACATTGAAAATGAACATTAATTTTATATAGCGATTTCATATGCAAATGGTTAAATGCATATTTTCCCTTCAAAAGAACGGTGTTTTAGCGAATTGGGAATACaaattttatattattattattatcattagcgTACTAGCTACATTTCAAGTATTATTATAATCATTGTTGCTGTTCTTCTTTTTATTATCATCGAAGGTGAAGTAACAACTGGATTAGGCCACGTGGTGTCAGTGTTTCACCAAAAAGGACGCAGGAAATGAATGCAGATTTCAACAATGCATTGAACTAAAAAACGAAACAATTAttgctttcatgtcatttgttCCAATCATCATTAATTTTACTATAATTTAACTTATAATGTGATTGATATCTACTTTCCATATGCCTAGTCCAACATATTTTAAGCCTGGAAAATTACCAATTGTTTTGATCCTGTCGTCTGATAGGATGGGACAGCGGTTCTTGTGGAAACTTGTTGAGAAAGATTCTTATTGTGTGTGAATCTTAAGTGAAAAGTATAAATGTCCCAGTGTACAAAGTAGGTGTTGCTTGCGTAGTTCACTTTGGAATCTTGAGGATCACTTCTCCCAAACACCTCCTTTACTAATGACTGCAGGATTTAAACTCCACTACCCATGCTATGTTTTGGCGAAAAGAGCCGTGGTATTTTCCACACTCCATAAATAGCTATCATTTCCCAACACTGGCTGCCAGTGCCTTCACACAACACTTGTGAACACTGCGGCCATTCAGAACTGTCTTCTGGGCAAAAGCTGCTGGAACAGATGTGCATCTCCGGCCATTGAACAAATGTGGGAAGTGTAAGTATCAGACAAGCACGTTCAGGCTGATGTTTCATGTTAAACAAGCAGCAAAATATAAACATGTGATTTCTCAATCCTTGCTCGTTCATTTTATAAACATCATGCCACAGACTTTCCCAGCATGTTCACTTGTTGTCCTTGTTTTTATCTGGCTGAGCGGTGGAATGTGCTTCTCAGCAGTGTGATGGAAGTGTGGTTAACAAGGCATCGCTGTGTGCCTGCGCCTGTGTTTTCACGTGTGGATATGCTGCCTCCCCAAAGACACCAGCGAGGAAACGACAGTCAGCAGGAAAAGAGGCAGACATGCCCTAACACTACCTAAGTGTTTGGGTTGGTAGAAACAGCCAGGGTGGGTCCAGTCTGAGCAGCTGCTCTTTGCATTCGACAGACGAAAAAATGCTGACTCACATATATATTTTGCttaaatgaaaatagaaaaaaacgaAACTACATTTTGGCAATTTGAGATGTTCGGTTGGTCCAAATATATATGTTGTCCTGGGCcccaacacaacacagacagaagGGAAGAAACAAGTGACGGCAGAAGGAGAAATGAGCGGGAGACATCCATGACGGATTTAGAAGAAAGGACTGGGCGCTGAAAAGGGGATTGGATGAATTGAGCGTTTTCTTCTCTGACACATAGATGACATGTCTTGTTTCCTGGCCGACCTTCCTAAACATGACATCATGCATTGCAACAATATGAATCTGTCCCGAGCATGAGGGGCAGTACTGTGTTCACTTGATGTAGAAAACTCACCGACAGTTCTTTAATTTAAATGTTAAACACACCCTTACCAGTGGAAGACAGATAGATAATAGGTCTATAAGacaacattcattttcatgaaaCACTCCTTTAGACAAAGGATCCACATTGATTGtgtctgttgttgtgtttccacAGAGGCTGACACGTAGACAGCACAACAGCTCGGACGAGACCTCTGAGGTGAGGGGGAGCGGGTCGGGTGGCGGGCGCCTGTCGTCTCAGAAGTGCCAGATTTACATCCCCAAgtctgcagctggtcagcaTTAACCCTTCGGCTTCTGAAACCCCAGGCCCAGATGTCAGTGTTTGGCTTGAACTCAAACATTTACCTTACTTTGGTTTCAGAGAGTCTCACATCTGCATAAATACTTACTTAGTTTTAATTGGCTAGAATGGTAATGTATTAACATCCGTCTCTTTAACAGCTGTTTTGTGGTTTGTGAAGTGGTGTACTGGTCCTGTGAGCGTCAGGCAACTGAATACAGTGTTACTCAAACTCAAGT
It encodes the following:
- the LOC128764868 gene encoding phosphoglycerate mutase 1, which codes for MAVYKLVLIRHGESNWNQENRFCGWFDADLSATGEKEAKRGGQALKDAGFEFDICYTSVLKRATRTLWLVLDSIDQMWVPVHRTWRLNERHYGGLTGLNKAETAAKHGEAQVKIWRRSFDIPPPPMGPDHDYYTIISKDRRYADLTEDQLPSCESLKDTIARALPYWNEEIAPQIKRGKRVLIAAHGNSLRGIVKHLEGMSDEAIMELNLPTGIPILYELDKNLKPVKPMQFLGDEETVRKAMEAVAAQGMAKK